In the Malania oleifera isolate guangnan ecotype guangnan chromosome 1, ASM2987363v1, whole genome shotgun sequence genome, one interval contains:
- the LOC131164043 gene encoding ABC transporter G family member 5: MKKRGCEIEAIGINYKISIQNREHPFKIFTKQMIAGEVKSEETNAAGVRHVLKNVNCRAKPWEILAIVGPSGAGKSSLLEILAGKIAPHGASILVNQKAMDKARFKKISGYVAQKDTLFPLLTVEETLMFSAKLRLRLPPTELSCRVKALLRELGLDHVAGARVGDERVRGISGGERRRVSIGVNAIHDPEVLILDEPTSGLDSNSALQIIDMLKIMAETRGRTVILSIHQPGFRIVKLFNSILLLANGSVLHQGTVDQLGVRLRTMVGLELPLHVNVVEFAIETCTETPKYFQLLENQRPRKVLLQSSGNATEGKFTLQQLFQQSKVIDEEIIKDEDDGDADQLMDLSSDFANSRFRETVILTHRFSKNIFRAKELFAFRTLQMLIAGLVLGSIFYGLKDDLVGAEERVGLFAFVLTFLLSTTIEALPIFLQEREILTKETSCGSYRVSSYAIANGVVYLPFSLILAVLFSMPLYWLVGLNRSYAAFMHFLLLIWLILYTANSIVVCFSALVPNFIVGNSVISGVMGSYFLFSGYFISKHGIPRYWIFMHYISLFKYPFEGFLVNEFSGGSGKCLEFMFGSCVVRGEDVLREEGYGDEQSWWRNVAIMVCFSLFYRFISYVILRFRCSHRSIIQREGALV; the protein is encoded by the coding sequence ATGAAGAAACGGGGCTGTGAGATCGAAGCAATAGGAATCAATTACAAGATCAGCATCCAAAATAGAGAACACCCTTTTAAGATCTTCACAAAACAGATGATAGCAGGGGAGGTAAAATCTGAAGAAACAAACGCGGCCGGAGTACGGCATGTCCTCAAGAACGTAAACTGCCGTGCAAAGCCATGGGAAATCCTCGCCATTGTCGGCCCCAGCGGCGCGGGCAAGTCCTCTCTACTCGAAATCCTCGCCGGAAAAATCGCACCCCACGGCGCTTCAATCTTGGTGAACCAGAAAGCAATGGACAAAGCTCGGTTCAAGAAGATCTCCGGCTACGTCGCCCAAAAGGACACCCTCTTCCCTCTTCTCACCGTAGAAGAAACACTAATGTTCAGCGCAAAGCTCCGGCTGAGGCTGCCGCCGACGGAACTGAGTTGCCGGGTAAAGGCATTGCTCCGGGAGCTTGGCCTGGACCACGTGGCCGGCGCCCGAGTAGGGGACGAAAGAGTCCGGGGAATATCCGGTGGAGAAAGGCGGAGAGTCTCAATTGGCGTCAACGCCATACACGACCCGGAAGTTCTGATCCTGGACGAACCCACTTCGGGACTCGACAGTAATTCCGCACTTCAAATCATTGACATGCTAAAGATCATGGCGGAAACCCGGGGCAGAACCGTAATTCTAAGTATCCACCAGCCTGGGTTCCGAATCGTGAAGCTCTTCAATTCCATTCTTTTGCTGGCAAATGGTTCTGTTTTGCATCAGGGGACGGTGGATCAGCTGGGCGTTCGTCTGAGGACGATGGTGGGCTTAGAGCTTCCGCTTCATGTGAATGTGGTAGAATTCGCCATCGAAACATGCACGGAAACCCCTAAGTATTTTCAACTGTTAGAAAATCAGCGACCGAGAAAGGTACTACTGCAGAGCAGTGGTAATGCTACCGAAGGTAAGTTCACTCTGCAACAGTTATTTCAACAGTCTAAGGTTATCGACGAAGAAATCATCAAAGACGAAGATGATGGTGATGCTGATCAGCTAATGGATTTGAGCAGCGATTTCGCCAACTCCAGATTTCGAGAAACGGTCATTCTCACTCATAGATTCTCCAAAAACATCTTTCGGGCGAAAGAGCTGTTCGCGTTCCGGACGCTGCAAATGCTGATCGCCGGCCTAGTGCTGGGCTCCATTTTTTACGGCCTCAAAGACGATTTGGTGGGTGCGGAGGAACGAGTGGGCCTGTTCGCGTTCGTACTAACATTTCTGTTATCTACCACCATCGAGGCTCTTCCAATCTTCCTGCAAGAGAGGGAGATTCTGACGAAGGAGACCTCTTGCGGAAGCTACAGGGTCTCGTCGTACGCCATAGCAAACGGCGTCGTTTATCTCCCGTTCTCTCTGATTCTGGCCGTTTTGTTTTCGATGCCATTGTATTGGCTGGTCGGACTCAACCGGAGTTATGCGGCTTTTATGCACTTCTTGTTGTTAATTTGGTTGATTCTGTACACGGCGAATTCCATCGTGGTGTGTTTCAGCGCTCTGGTCCCAAACTTCATCGTGGGGAACTCGGTGATATCGGGGGTGATGGGATCCTACTTTCTGTTTTCTGGGTACTTCATATCCAAGCACGGGATTCCAAGGTATTGGATATTCATGCATTACATTTCGCTGTTCAAGTACCCGTTTGAAGGGTTCCTGGTAAACGAGTTCTCCGGGGGTTCGGGGAAGTGCTTGGAGTTCATGTTTGGGAGCTGCGTGGTGAGGGGAGAAGACGTGCTTAGGGAGGAAGGGTACGGAGACGAGCAGAGCTGGTGGAGGAATGTGGCGATAATGGTGTGCTTCAGCTTGTTTTACAGGTTCATTTCTTATGTCATTCTCAGATTCAGATGCTCTCACAGGAGCATCATCCAGCGCGAGGGTGCCCTTGTTTAG